A single region of the Phyllostomus discolor isolate MPI-MPIP mPhyDis1 chromosome 14, mPhyDis1.pri.v3, whole genome shotgun sequence genome encodes:
- the PSRC1 gene encoding proline/serine-rich coiled-coil protein 1 isoform X2 — MGDLQEDVKFIVDETLDFGGLSPSDSREEEDIAVLVIPEKPLRRGLSHRSDPNALAPTPQGVRFSLGRLSPEKLEEILHEANRLAAQLEQCALQDRERAGEGPGPRRMKPSPRRETFVLKDSPVRDLLPTVSSLARSTPSPSSHTPRLRSSDKKGSVKALRATSGKRPSSAKRESPTCHLFPTSISPASSLLARSTPPTRSTPPTRSTPPTRSTPPTRSTPPTRSTPPTRTTPPIRSTPPTRSTPPTRSTPPTREKAGPSGRATASPPVPIRPVLAPQPSTSNSQRLSRPQGVAAKPSSRLPVPSAIPKPVSRVPLTSRSVPPSKGALAPDSVSARKGLPRPSAAGHRVPVSQRPHLPGATRSNLQPPRKVAAPGPSR; from the exons ATGGGAGATTTGCAGGAAG ATGTGAAGTTTATAGTGGATGAGACCTTGGACTTTGGAGGGCTCTCACCATCGGACAG TCGTGAGGAAGAAGACATCGCGGTGTTGGTGATTCCGGAGAAACCCCTCCGACGAGGCCTCTCCCACCGAAGTGACCCCAATGCAttggcccccacccctcagggtgTGAGGTTCAGCTTGGGGCGCCTGAGCCCAGAGAAGCTGGAGGAGATCCTCCATGAGGCCAATAGGCTGGCTGCGCAGCTGGAGCAGTGTGCCCTGCAGGATCGGGAGAGGGCGGGCGAGGGCCCAGGGCCTCGCAGAATGAAGCCCAGCCCTCGGCGGGAGACCTTTGTACTGAAGGACAGTCCTGTCCGAGACCTGCTGCCCACTGTGAGCTCTTTGGCTCGGAGCACCCCCTCTCCAAGCAGCCACACACCCCGACTCCGGAGCAGCGATAAGAAGGGGTCGGTCAAGGCTCTTCGGGCCACATCTGGAAAGAGGCCCTCCAGCGCAAAGAGG GAGTCGCCCACTTGCCATCTGTTCCCCACATCCATAAGCCCAGCATCTTCTCTTCTTGCCCGATCCACTCCTCCTACTCGATCAACTCCTCCTACTCGATCAACTCCTCCAACCCGATCAACTCCTCCAACCCGATCAACTCCTCCTACTCGATCAACCCCTCCAACCCGAACAACCCCTCCAATCCGATCAACCCCTCCTACCCGATCAACCCCTCCAACCCGATCAACTCCTCCAACCAGGGAAAAAGCTGGGCCCAGTGGGAGAGCAACAGCAA GCCCACCTGTCCCCATCAGACCAGTCTTGGCCCCACAGCCTTCTACCAGCAACTCTCAGCGCCTGTCCCGGCCACAGGGAGTGGCCGCTAAACCTTCCAGTCGACTGCCTGTTCCCTCGGCCATTCCCAAGCCAGTCAGCCGAGTGCCCCTCACCAGCCGGAGTGTACCACCCAGCAAAGGTGCCCTAGCTCCAGATTCAGTGTCAGCTCGGAAAGGACTTCCCAGACCAAGTGCTGCAGGGCACAGAG TTCCTGTTTCCCAGAGACCACATCTCCCTGGTGCCACACGTAGCAATCTGCAGCCCCCCAGAAAAGTGGCAGCCCCAGGACCTAGCAGGT AA
- the PSRC1 gene encoding proline/serine-rich coiled-coil protein 1 isoform X1, with amino-acid sequence MFSLPFRSKLTAAPAGWNMGDLQEDVKFIVDETLDFGGLSPSDSREEEDIAVLVIPEKPLRRGLSHRSDPNALAPTPQGVRFSLGRLSPEKLEEILHEANRLAAQLEQCALQDRERAGEGPGPRRMKPSPRRETFVLKDSPVRDLLPTVSSLARSTPSPSSHTPRLRSSDKKGSVKALRATSGKRPSSAKRESPTCHLFPTSISPASSLLARSTPPTRSTPPTRSTPPTRSTPPTRSTPPTRSTPPTRTTPPIRSTPPTRSTPPTRSTPPTREKAGPSGRATASPPVPIRPVLAPQPSTSNSQRLSRPQGVAAKPSSRLPVPSAIPKPVSRVPLTSRSVPPSKGALAPDSVSARKGLPRPSAAGHRVPVSQRPHLPGATRSNLQPPRKVAAPGPSR; translated from the exons atgttttctctccccttcagGTCTAAGCTGACTGCTGCTCCTGCTGGCTGGAACATGGGAGATTTGCAGGAAG ATGTGAAGTTTATAGTGGATGAGACCTTGGACTTTGGAGGGCTCTCACCATCGGACAG TCGTGAGGAAGAAGACATCGCGGTGTTGGTGATTCCGGAGAAACCCCTCCGACGAGGCCTCTCCCACCGAAGTGACCCCAATGCAttggcccccacccctcagggtgTGAGGTTCAGCTTGGGGCGCCTGAGCCCAGAGAAGCTGGAGGAGATCCTCCATGAGGCCAATAGGCTGGCTGCGCAGCTGGAGCAGTGTGCCCTGCAGGATCGGGAGAGGGCGGGCGAGGGCCCAGGGCCTCGCAGAATGAAGCCCAGCCCTCGGCGGGAGACCTTTGTACTGAAGGACAGTCCTGTCCGAGACCTGCTGCCCACTGTGAGCTCTTTGGCTCGGAGCACCCCCTCTCCAAGCAGCCACACACCCCGACTCCGGAGCAGCGATAAGAAGGGGTCGGTCAAGGCTCTTCGGGCCACATCTGGAAAGAGGCCCTCCAGCGCAAAGAGG GAGTCGCCCACTTGCCATCTGTTCCCCACATCCATAAGCCCAGCATCTTCTCTTCTTGCCCGATCCACTCCTCCTACTCGATCAACTCCTCCTACTCGATCAACTCCTCCAACCCGATCAACTCCTCCAACCCGATCAACTCCTCCTACTCGATCAACCCCTCCAACCCGAACAACCCCTCCAATCCGATCAACCCCTCCTACCCGATCAACCCCTCCAACCCGATCAACTCCTCCAACCAGGGAAAAAGCTGGGCCCAGTGGGAGAGCAACAGCAA GCCCACCTGTCCCCATCAGACCAGTCTTGGCCCCACAGCCTTCTACCAGCAACTCTCAGCGCCTGTCCCGGCCACAGGGAGTGGCCGCTAAACCTTCCAGTCGACTGCCTGTTCCCTCGGCCATTCCCAAGCCAGTCAGCCGAGTGCCCCTCACCAGCCGGAGTGTACCACCCAGCAAAGGTGCCCTAGCTCCAGATTCAGTGTCAGCTCGGAAAGGACTTCCCAGACCAAGTGCTGCAGGGCACAGAG TTCCTGTTTCCCAGAGACCACATCTCCCTGGTGCCACACGTAGCAATCTGCAGCCCCCCAGAAAAGTGGCAGCCCCAGGACCTAGCAGGTAA